AGATAGGCCGTCTCGGGCATGGCGGCATGCACGGGATGGTCCGCACCCTGTCCGCCCGCATAGAGGATGCGGGCCTGCCACTTGCGGCGGGCGGCGGCCTGCTGCACGCAGGAACGCAGGGACTCGGCGGGCAGGTGGTGTGAACAGGAACAGCTTACAAAGACACCGCCCGGCGTCAAGAGCTGCATGGCCAGGGCATTGATCTTGCGGTAGGCGGCCAGGCCCTGGGCAAAGTCCTTGCGGCGCTTGATGAAGGCGGGCGGATCGAGGCAGATGAGCGAGAAGCGGCGGCCCTGGGCGTCCAGCTCGGCCAGACGTTCGAAGGCATCGCCGCACAGGCCTTCGATGGCCTTGGTGCGGGCCAGTTCGGGCGCGTTGCGGGCCGCGTTCTCCGTGGCCAGGGCCAGGGCCTGCGGTGAGGCGTCCAGGAAGGTCACGGAACGGGCCCCGGCAGCGGCGGCCGTGCCGCCGAAACCGCCGGCGTAGCAGAAGATGTCCAGCACGTCGGCGCCCGCGGCGTAGCGGGCGGCCTCGCGGCGGTTGCGGCGCTGGTCATAGAACCAGCCGGTCTTCTGGCCGCCCTGCAGGGGGGCCCGGAAGATGCAGCCGTTTTCCGGCACGTCCAGCACGTCGGGCACGGGGCCCTCGCTCTCGTTCTCGCGGGGCAGGCCTTCCAGCGAGCGGGCGGCGATGTCGTTGTCCCAGAGGATGGAGCGGGGCTGCAAAAGCTCGCCCAGCACCTCGCGCAGTTCTTCCTTGCGGGCTTCCATGCCCCAGGTGCCCACCTGCACGGTGAGATGGTCGCCGAAACGGTCCATGACCAGGCCGGGCAGCAGGTCGCCCTCACCGTGGCAAAGGCGGTACCAGGGCTGGTTGTAAAGGCGCTGGCGCAGGCCCAGGGCGCTTTGCAGGCGCTGGCGCAGCAGGTCCGCGTCCAGGGGCAGGTCGGCCTTGCGGCTGTAGAGGCGGGCGCAGATGAGCGAGTGCGGGTTGACGAAGACGCTGCCCAGCACGGCCCCGCGCGCGTCGCGCAGGGTGGCGTTCTCGCCGGGCCCGAAGTCGGGCAGGGGACTTCGGGCGCTGTCTATCTCGTTGCTGAAAATCCACAGGTGGCCGGCACGGATGCGGCGGTCTTCCCCTTTTTTCAGCCAAAGTGTCTTCATGGTAACTCCCGGTGGACAAAAAAGTTTGGCAGCGCGGGCAGGAGGCATCCTGTCCGATGCCGCACAGATGACTATGGCTGAAAAAAGGATTTTCCGCCAGCACCATGATGCCCCTGTGCCCTGCGGGCCGCGGGACGGGGTGACCTGTCCGGTCCCGGACGGTGCTGCGCCGTCTGCCGCGGGCACGAAAAAAAGGAACGCTCCCCGAAGGGAGCGTTCCTGTCCGTCAGGGCAGGGCCCAAGGAGCGGCGGGCCCCTGCGGCCGGTCAGGACCTAGTGGGCCATAAGGGCCTTCATCTGCTCCGGCAGGGACTTTTCACCGGGCGTCGCGGTGAATGCCAGCATGCGGCCCAGGGCGGCGGCATCGAGGAACTGGATCCAGGGCATGACCCGGGCCGGGTCCTCGCTGCGGATGGACAGGCTGCCGGGGCGGGCCAGGAAGGTCTGGATGGCTTCCGCATCCCCGGGATCATTGAGATCGCTGCCCAGAGAGGCGCCCAGCAGGGGCATCATGGCTTCCACGGCCTCGGGACGGGGATCGATATTGTAGGCCAGGACGGCCGTCAGGCCGTGGTCGTGCAGATCCAGCGACAGGTCGGAGATGGCGGCATCCATCATGCTCGGGTCTGTACTGAAGAAGTTGTAGGCATAGTCCAGATCGGCCAGGCCTTCCAGGCTCAGGCGGCCCGTCTGGCGCAGGCAGCCTTCACCGGCGGCGCCCGTCTTTTCCAGGGTATCGTCCTGCCACTTGAGGGTGATGCGCTCCTTGCCCGGGATGGCGAGCATCGCGCGGAGGGGCCTGGTGGAAAAGTCGCAGGTCAGGCTGCTCTTGAAATGATGGGGAGCGAGCCCCAGCCAGTCGAACCGCATATCGCCGGCATGGAACAGGTTCTCGTCCTTCCTGCCGGAGGATTCGATAAGGTCCACGTCCTTGAGAGCCAGCCGGCCGAAGAGGGGCCTGGTCATCATCTGCTTGCCGGCGGCATCCTTCCGGGGCCGCACGGCGTCCAGGATCAGGGTTTCGAGCTGGGGCTCGAATGCGTCGATCCCGATATCGCCGCTGCGGCGGATCAGGCTGAGGAAACGCCCGAACCAGTCGGCGTCGGGCAGAAAGATGTCGCGGATCTCCAGCTTGCCCATCCTGAGCGCGCCTTCGGACAGGATGGCGACCTCGGTGGCATCCAGGGTCACACGCTTCCAGGTGCGGCGGTCCACGCCTTCGATGCTGACGGCGGCGACGGAGCTCTGCATCTGCGCCTCGGGGGCCGTGCTGCTGATGCGGACGGGCCCGTAGGTGACCTTTTCCGCGATGAGGGCGATCATGAGTTCGCCCTCGGGCACCTGCTGCCCGTTCAGCAGACGCTTGAGCACGGCGGCATCCATGGCCACAGGACCGGAGCTGAGGCCCTCCACTGTGCAGGTCACGGAATCCCCCGGTATCAGAGACTTCTCGATGAGATCACGCCCCGTGGCGCTGGAGAACAGGGGCGCGTCCCCTGCGGCGGGCAGGATGCTGTCCCGCAGGAAGGGCACGCAGGCCAGGACGAGGCGGGGGCTGAGCGTCATGGAGATTTCTTTCAGGACCGTGTCGTATGTGCGCTGGTCGGAAAGATGGACGTTGCCGAGTTTCAGGGTGAAGCCCAGGGGATTGATGTCCACCGTCTCCACGCTGCAGATGGTGGCGTCAGGGTTGATAGTGCGCAGGGCGTCCCGCACGGCCTGCTCCACCAGGGGCTTGCAGGCAAACAGTCCCCCCATGACGGCGAGGACACAGATGATGAGCGCGGCCAGCAGGCCTTTGGCTGTTTTCGACATGGCAGTAGTTCCTTGGGCAAAAAATGGATGGCCCCTGTGAGGCCGGGGCTTTTTCAAAATAGCCGGGCTCCGGCGGCTTGTACAGGAAAAATGCCCGGGGCGACGCGGAAAACAGGAAGCGCCGTGGCCCGGAGGTCACGGCGCTTTGCCGGCAGGGAAGGGGGGGCTAGTCCACGCGGTGGTGGCAGCCGATGCTGTTCTTGTTGCGCATGGCGGCCTGGGTGATGACGTAGGCCGTCTGGGAACCGTGGAAAAGGTCCACCAGCGGCTTGGAGATGCGCGTGCCCTTGTAGAAGTCGTGGATGTGGCGCACCAGGTCGCGCATGTCTTCAAACGCCCGGCGCAGGCGGGCCTTGGAGCGCGAGATGCCCACATAGTTCCACATGGTGTTGCGGATGTTGGCCCAGTCCTGGGCCACCAGGGCGGGGTCGTCGTGGTGTTCGTTGCCTTCGTGGCGCCAGTCGGGGATGGCGGCCGCCAGGGCGCGGGGGATGGCTTCGCGGCCGGAGGCCGTGATGCGCGCCAGATGCTGGCCGCAGCTCCGGCCCCAGACGGCGGCTTCCAGCAGGGAAGTGCTGGCCAGACGGTTGGCGCCGTGCAGGCCGGTGCAGGCGCATTCGCCGATGGCGTACAGGCCGGGCATGGACGTGCGGCCGAAGGTGTCGGTAAGGATGCCGCCGCAGAAGTAGTGGGCCGCGGGCACCACGGGGATGGGCTCCTTGCGGATGTCGATGCCGATCTCGAGGCACTGCTCGAAGACCGTGGGGAAGCGCGTGGGCAGGTCCTGCTTGACGCCGCTCACGTCGAGGTACAGGCAGGGCACGCCCCGGCGCAGCATCTCTTCCACCATGGCCTGGGCCACCACGTCACGGGGGGCCAGGTCGCCGCGCTTGTCGTGGCGGAGCATGAAGGCCTCGCCCCTGTCGTCCAGCAGGCGGGCGCCTTCGCCGCGCATGGCCTCGGTGATGAGCGGGCGGCGGTAGCTGCGTTCCTCATACAGGGCCGTGGGGTGGAACTGCATGAATTCCAGGTTGGCCAGCTCCACACCGGCGCGGAAGGCCATGGAGATGCCCGCCCCCACACAGCCGGGGGCGTTGGTGGAGTGCAGGAAGACCTGCCCCACGCCGCCGGTGGCCAGGACGGTCCAGTCGGCCAGGATGGTCTCGGGCTCGCCGGTCTCGGCATTGAGCACGTAGGCGCCCAGGCAGCGGTTGGTGACGCTGTAGCGGTACTGGGAGTTCTTGGCGTGGTGGTGGGTGGTCAGCAGGTCGATGGCCGAATGGTTGTGCAGGCAGGTGATGCGCGGGTGGATCTTCACCTGGGCGGCCAGGCCGTCCATGAGGGCGCGGCCGGAATAGTCGGCCTTGTGGAGGATGCGGTGGGCGCCGTGGCCGCCTTCACGGGTGAGGTTGTAGGTGCCGTCCTCGTTGCGGTCAAAGTCCACCTGGGCCCGGTCGATGAGCATGCTGTCCACGCAATCGGGGCCCTGGCGGCAGAGGAAGCGCACGGCGCGGTTGTTGTTGTACCGGTGGCCCGCCACGAGGATATCGTGTTCCAGGGCACGGGCCTCGGCATCACGGGGGGTGTCCGCGGCCTTGTAGATGATGCCGCCCTGGGCCAGGGGGGTATTGCCGTCATCCAGGTCGGGACCGGCGTTGATGAGCAGCACGTCACGCCCGGCATCGGCCAGGGTAAGGGCGGCAGTGCAACCGGCGATGCCGGAACCGATGATCAGGATGGTGACGTGGCGACGTGTCGAGCTCATCTTGACTCCTTGTTTCTTGCGCTAGCGTTGGGCCGCGCATACCTGGAGCATGCGGGTCAGGGATGCCCGGGCGGGCGCCAGCTGCTCGTCCTGCAATGTCATGACGGGGGCCGTGCCGGCCACGACGCCTTGCAGGCAGGCCAGCAGGTTTTCTTCCGTGACCTTGGCCATGTCGGGGCAGATGGCGGGCGCCAGGGGCTCGATGCGGCAGCGCCCGGCGAAACGGTCACGCAGGCGGTGGACAAGGTTGGTCTCCGTGCCGATGATCAGGGTGCCGCCTTCGCCGGCGGCCTTTTCCGCTTCCTTGATGAGATAGGAGGTGGAGCCGGCGCCGTCGCACAGGCCGATGAGCTCGGGACGGCATTCGGGATGGGCCAGCACGCGGCAACCGGGATGGGCGGCCCGGGCGGCCTGCACGCTTTCGGGGCGCAGGCGGCCGTGGATGGCGCAGCAGCCCGGCCAGAGCAGCAGGCGGCGGCCGGTGGCGGCGCTGCCGGGCAGGCGTTCGCTGTCGGCCAGCCCCTTTTTCCCGCTCAGGCGCAGCACATGCCAGTCCCCGGGGCCCAGGCCCAGCTGCAGGCCCGTGTTGCGGCCCAGGTGCTTGTCGGGCAGAAAGAGCACGGCGCCGTCGGGCCCGGCTTTTTCCAGGGCCCAGGCCAGCATGGTGCGGGCATTGGCCGAGGTGCAGACGGCCCCGCCGAATTCGCCCACCACGGCCTTGAGGGCCAGGGTGGTGTTCACATAGGCCAGGGGCACGACCCTGCGCCCGGTGGCCTGCAGCTGCAGCAGCACGGTGCGGGCGAGCCCGGCCGGCGTCATGAGCGACATCATGCAGTTGGCGTCCCAGGCGGGCAGATGCACGCTCTGGCCGGGTTTGGCCAGCAGGGCCGCGGATTCGCCCATGAAATACACGCCGCAGAACACGATATGTTCGGCATCGATGCCTTCGATGCGGCGGGCCAGTTCCAGGGAGTCCCCGGTCACATCACAATGCCGCACCACATCATCGTGCTGGTAATGATGCCCCATGATGCACAGGCGGTCGCTCATTTCCTGTTTGATGGCCGTAATGGCCTCGGTGGATCGAGACATGGTTTCCTTTTGGGTTGGGGATGATCAGGCGTTGGCCAGGGTCATGCTGAAGTCGGCAGCCACGGCGGAATGCGTCAGGCGGCCCACGGAAATGAAATCGGGATGCCGGGGACCGGTGAGGGCGATGCCGCGGATGGTCTCCAGGGTCACGCCGCCGCTCACTTCGGCCTCGATGCGGGCGGGCACCAGCGCCAGGGCCTGGCCCAGCAGGGGCGCGCCCATGTTGTCCATCATGATGCGGTCGGCCCCGGCGGCCACGGCCTCGCGCACATGGTCGAGGGTGCGGCACTCCACCTCGATGGGCGGACAGGGGGAGTAGACCTCGCGCAGGCGGGCCACGGCGCGGGTGATGGAACCGGCGGCGTCGATGTGGTTGTCCTTGAGCATGAGCATCTCCACCAGGTTCTTGCGGTGGTTGCAGCCGCCACCGGCCTGGACGGCGTATTTTTCGGGCCAGCGCAGGCAGGGCGTGGTCTTGCGGGTATCCAGCAGGCGGACCCCGGTGCCTTCCAGCTCATGCACATAGCGGGCCGTGAGGTTGGCGATGCCCGAAAGGTGGGTGATGAAATTGAGGATGATCCGCTCGGCCTTGAGCAGCGCGATGGCCGGGCCTTCCATGCGGGCGACTTCGGTCATGGCCGGGACGGTGGAGGCTTCCTCCACCAGCAGCTCCACATGCGGATGGGCGTTCATGGCTTCAAAAACGTCGTGGATGACGGGCAGGCCCACCACGCGGGTGTCTTCCTTGGCGCGGATGACGGCGCGCATGGGCGCGTCAGCGGCAAAAAGGCCTTGGGCGGTCAGGTCGGGGCCGTCCTCGTCCAGGGCCAGTTCTATGGAGCGGCGCAGGTAGCGCCGGCCTTCGTCGGAAAAAAACGTGCTCCAGGGTGTGAACATTCTTCTTGTCCCGTCTATGGTGTGCATGGTAAGCCCTGCGCATAAGCACGGCATTACATAGTGATAAATGGCCCGTTGGGGCGCGTCAAGTTTGAGAGCTTTTTCACAACGGAGCGGCAAAAAAGCATTCTTTTTGTCACGAAGATGCGGTAGGATGCCGCCGTGTTGTGGAAGAAGTCCGCCGGGAAGGCCGAGGCCCGGCACGCGTACAGACGAGGGAGCTGACTGCCATGAGTGAACAAAAGAAGATCCAGACCGCGGACGACCGGCCGCAGACGGCGAACCCGATCCCCGAAGACGACGGGATGGCGGAAGGACATGGCATCAGCATACCCGAGGCCTGCCGCGAGCTGGGGGACGAGACGGAGTTCGTCCATCCCGCCGACCTTGCCGACCATCTGGAGAACCTGAGCCTGGAAAAGCAGGTCTGTGCCCTGCGCCACATGCCCACGGAGGACGCCGCCGAGGCCCTGGCCGAGCTGGAAGGCAGCGTGGCCGTGGACGTGCTGGAAAATCTGGATGCCGACGTGGCCGCCCAGATCATCGCCGAGATGGAGCCCGACGACGCCGCCGACGTGCTGGACGAGCTGGACGAGGAACACCGCGACGTCCTGCTGGGCAAGCTGACGCGCGAAGATTCGGAAGAGCTGCGCAACCTGCTGAACTTCGACCCCGACTCCGCGGCCGGTGTCATGAACACCGAGCTGATCCTGCTGGAAGAGAACATGACGGCCGACGAGGCCATCACCCACATCCGCAGCGAGATGGAGGACAAGGAGAGCCCCTACTACGCCTATGTGGTGGACAGGAACGACAAGCTGGTGGGGGTGCTTTCGCTGCGCGACCTGATGCTGGCCCGGCCCGGGACCATCGTGGGCGATGCCGTGGCGGGGCAGAGCGTGGTCTCCGTGCCCTATGACATGGACAAGGGCGAAGTGGCCAACCTGCTGTCGCACTACAACTATCTTGCCATGCCCGTCGTGGATTACGAGGGGCACATCATGGGCGTGGTGACCTATGACGACATCATGGACATCATGCACGAAGAGGCCAGCGCCGACATGCTGGGCATGGTGGGCGCCGACCCCGAAGAAAGCGTGGACACCCCCTGGAAGGAGAGCGTGCGCAAGCGCCTGCCCTGGCTGGTGGTGAACATGGTCAATTCGGCGCTCTCAGCATCGGTGGTCTACATGTTCGAGGGCTCCATCGCCCAGATGGCCGCCCTGGCCGTGCTCATGCCCATGGTGGCCAACCAGGCCGGGAACACCGGCCAGCAGGCCCTGGCCGTCATGATCCGGCAGCTGGCCACGGACCGCTTCGAGCCCAAGAAGGCCTGGATGGCCGTGCTGCGCGAGGCCAAGATCGGTCTGGTCACGGGGCTTTTCATGTCCATACTGGCCCTGTGCGGCGCCTGGGGCTTCACAGGCAACCCGCTGGTGGGTATGGTCATGGCTGGTGCGCTGCTGTGCGACATGATGCTGGGTGCGGTGGCCGGCGGTTCCATCCCCCTCATTTTCCGGGCCCTGGGACGAGACCCGGCCCAGGCCTCCAGCATCTTCCTGACCACCATCACAGACGGCGCGGGCTTCTTCATCTTCCTCGGGCTGGCCACCATGTTCCTTTTCTAGGCCTGCCCGCACAACGCAAAGGCAGGTAGCCATGCACGACGTTTGCCGCATCCTGCTGGTGGACGATCACAAATTGCTCATGGAGGGCATCCGCAGCCTGCTGGCCCCCCACAGCCATTTGCGTGTGGCCGGCATGGCCCCCGACGGCAAGGAAGCCGTGGGCCTGGCCGCCACCCTGTCTCCCGACCTGGTCATCATGGACATCTCCATGCCGGGCATGAACGGCGTGGAAGCCAGCCGCGCCATCCTCCAGATCCGTCCCGAGACGCGCATCCTCATCTATACCGGCCACGAGGACCAGCGCCACCTGCTGGAGCTCATCCAGCTGGGCATCATGGGCCATGTCTGCAAAAGCGATCCGCCCTCCGTCCTGCTCCAGGCCATCGATACCGTGCGGCAGGGAGAGGTCTTTCTCAGCTGCGCGGACCCCGGCGGCTGCATGGCGGCCCTCATGCGCCAGAACCGGCAGCGCCTCAGCACCGCCGGGAGCGGGCCGGACATCGGCACGCTTTCGCCGCGCGAGAAGGAGATCTTCCGCCTGCTGGCCGACGGCTACAGCGTCCGCCAGATAGGGGACGCCCTCAACATCAGCCCCAAGACCGTGGAGACCCACAAATACAGCGTGCTGACCAAGCTGCGCGCCGGCTCCATCAACGAGCTGACCAAGATGGCCATCCGTCTGGGCCTGGTCTCGCTGTAGTCCGGTTTTCGGGCCTGTCCTTTCATGGCCATGTGAGGCCGCCTCTCCGTGCCGTCCCCTGCGGCAGGCGTGCGGCGGGTCGTATCCTCCATGTCCGTCGTCCCGTGTCCTCTTTCTGCCGTGACGGCGCCTGTCGTCCCCGGCGGAATTGCCCGCTCTTTCCCCGATCGCCCGTCCTGCCAGGCCTGTCTGCCCGGACGTCCTGCGGCATCCCTGTCCTGTGCGGGATATTCCCGCCGTCGTGCCCGTGGCGGCAGCGGCCGTTGCCCGGCGCGCCGCCCGTGCCGGGCTGGTGCGGGACGGGCATGGCCACGGGCCTGCGGCGTCCCACGCCCTGCGGCAGGGCCCTATGCCGTGGCGGGGCCGTCCTGTGCCGTGTCCTCTGGGGCGGGTCCTCCCCAGAGCGAGGCTTTCAGATAGTCCAGGAAGACCCTGGCCGGTTTGGAGAAGAGCTGCTGTTTTTTCCAGGCCACGTTCAGGCCCACTTCCATGCCCGGGCGCAGGGGGCGGAAGCAGAGCGGGCCGTCTTCCGGCAGGCGGATGATCCTGTCCAGGCAGAGGGCATAGCCCATGCCTTCCTCGACCATGATCGACGCACTGTAGAGCAGGTTGTAGGTGGCCACCACCTGCAGGGCATCGTGTGCTGCCCCCAGCCAGCCCGCGACCTCGTTGTTGACCATGTTCTGCCGGGAGACCAGCAGGGGCAGGCCGCGCAGGTCCGCAGGGGCGACGGATGGCCGGGCTGCCAGCGGCGCGTCCTTGCGCATGAGGACGCCCCAGCGGTCCTTGACCGGCAGGCGGAAGAACTCGTAGCCCGAAAGATCCACGGGCTCGATGAAAAGGCCGAAATCCACCAGATCCCGGTCGATCTTTTCCATGACGTCCTCGGCATTGCCGCTGAAGATGTGGAAGGTCACCTGCGGGTGGTCCTGCCGCATGCGGCGCGCGGCCCGGGCGATGAGGCGCATGGC
This is a stretch of genomic DNA from Desulfovibrio piger. It encodes these proteins:
- a CDS encoding class I SAM-dependent rRNA methyltransferase, whose product is MKTLWLKKGEDRRIRAGHLWIFSNEIDSARSPLPDFGPGENATLRDARGAVLGSVFVNPHSLICARLYSRKADLPLDADLLRQRLQSALGLRQRLYNQPWYRLCHGEGDLLPGLVMDRFGDHLTVQVGTWGMEARKEELREVLGELLQPRSILWDNDIAARSLEGLPRENESEGPVPDVLDVPENGCIFRAPLQGGQKTGWFYDQRRNRREAARYAAGADVLDIFCYAGGFGGTAAAAGARSVTFLDASPQALALATENAARNAPELARTKAIEGLCGDAFERLAELDAQGRRFSLICLDPPAFIKRRKDFAQGLAAYRKINALAMQLLTPGGVFVSCSCSHHLPAESLRSCVQQAAARRKWQARILYAGGQGADHPVHAAMPETAYLKCFIAHLLP
- the nadB gene encoding L-aspartate oxidase, encoding MSSTRRHVTILIIGSGIAGCTAALTLADAGRDVLLINAGPDLDDGNTPLAQGGIIYKAADTPRDAEARALEHDILVAGHRYNNNRAVRFLCRQGPDCVDSMLIDRAQVDFDRNEDGTYNLTREGGHGAHRILHKADYSGRALMDGLAAQVKIHPRITCLHNHSAIDLLTTHHHAKNSQYRYSVTNRCLGAYVLNAETGEPETILADWTVLATGGVGQVFLHSTNAPGCVGAGISMAFRAGVELANLEFMQFHPTALYEERSYRRPLITEAMRGEGARLLDDRGEAFMLRHDKRGDLAPRDVVAQAMVEEMLRRGVPCLYLDVSGVKQDLPTRFPTVFEQCLEIGIDIRKEPIPVVPAAHYFCGGILTDTFGRTSMPGLYAIGECACTGLHGANRLASTSLLEAAVWGRSCGQHLARITASGREAIPRALAAAIPDWRHEGNEHHDDPALVAQDWANIRNTMWNYVGISRSKARLRRAFEDMRDLVRHIHDFYKGTRISKPLVDLFHGSQTAYVITQAAMRNKNSIGCHHRVD
- the nadA gene encoding quinolinate synthase NadA, whose amino-acid sequence is MSRSTEAITAIKQEMSDRLCIMGHHYQHDDVVRHCDVTGDSLELARRIEGIDAEHIVFCGVYFMGESAALLAKPGQSVHLPAWDANCMMSLMTPAGLARTVLLQLQATGRRVVPLAYVNTTLALKAVVGEFGGAVCTSANARTMLAWALEKAGPDGAVLFLPDKHLGRNTGLQLGLGPGDWHVLRLSGKKGLADSERLPGSAATGRRLLLWPGCCAIHGRLRPESVQAARAAHPGCRVLAHPECRPELIGLCDGAGSTSYLIKEAEKAAGEGGTLIIGTETNLVHRLRDRFAGRCRIEPLAPAICPDMAKVTEENLLACLQGVVAGTAPVMTLQDEQLAPARASLTRMLQVCAAQR
- the nadC gene encoding carboxylating nicotinate-nucleotide diphosphorylase produces the protein MFTPWSTFFSDEGRRYLRRSIELALDEDGPDLTAQGLFAADAPMRAVIRAKEDTRVVGLPVIHDVFEAMNAHPHVELLVEEASTVPAMTEVARMEGPAIALLKAERIILNFITHLSGIANLTARYVHELEGTGVRLLDTRKTTPCLRWPEKYAVQAGGGCNHRKNLVEMLMLKDNHIDAAGSITRAVARLREVYSPCPPIEVECRTLDHVREAVAAGADRIMMDNMGAPLLGQALALVPARIEAEVSGGVTLETIRGIALTGPRHPDFISVGRLTHSAVAADFSMTLANA
- the mgtE gene encoding magnesium transporter, with the protein product MSEQKKIQTADDRPQTANPIPEDDGMAEGHGISIPEACRELGDETEFVHPADLADHLENLSLEKQVCALRHMPTEDAAEALAELEGSVAVDVLENLDADVAAQIIAEMEPDDAADVLDELDEEHRDVLLGKLTREDSEELRNLLNFDPDSAAGVMNTELILLEENMTADEAITHIRSEMEDKESPYYAYVVDRNDKLVGVLSLRDLMLARPGTIVGDAVAGQSVVSVPYDMDKGEVANLLSHYNYLAMPVVDYEGHIMGVVTYDDIMDIMHEEASADMLGMVGADPEESVDTPWKESVRKRLPWLVVNMVNSALSASVVYMFEGSIAQMAALAVLMPMVANQAGNTGQQALAVMIRQLATDRFEPKKAWMAVLREAKIGLVTGLFMSILALCGAWGFTGNPLVGMVMAGALLCDMMLGAVAGGSIPLIFRALGRDPAQASSIFLTTITDGAGFFIFLGLATMFLF
- a CDS encoding response regulator; the protein is MHDVCRILLVDDHKLLMEGIRSLLAPHSHLRVAGMAPDGKEAVGLAATLSPDLVIMDISMPGMNGVEASRAILQIRPETRILIYTGHEDQRHLLELIQLGIMGHVCKSDPPSVLLQAIDTVRQGEVFLSCADPGGCMAALMRQNRQRLSTAGSGPDIGTLSPREKEIFRLLADGYSVRQIGDALNISPKTVETHKYSVLTKLRAGSINELTKMAIRLGLVSL
- a CDS encoding LysR family transcriptional regulator, producing the protein MELRTLRYFLAVAQARTISAAAEALHVTQPTLSRQMQELEEELGKTLFLRGKRSITLTEEGTFFRKRAQEVISLLAKTTAELRAPEALLSGDIHIGGGETDAMRLIARAARRMRQDHPQVTFHIFSGNAEDVMEKIDRDLVDFGLFIEPVDLSGYEFFRLPVKDRWGVLMRKDAPLAARPSVAPADLRGLPLLVSRQNMVNNEVAGWLGAAHDALQVVATYNLLYSASIMVEEGMGYALCLDRIIRLPEDGPLCFRPLRPGMEVGLNVAWKKQQLFSKPARVFLDYLKASLWGGPAPEDTAQDGPATA